Proteins encoded in a region of the Psychromicrobium lacuslunae genome:
- the radA gene encoding DNA repair protein RadA, whose translation MAKTAGSVSGRQGSSSRSNSSKGNAFKCTECGWTTAKWVGRCGECQAWGTVEEVGTVVARTTAASSVTVPASKIADIDATESAYLPTGVGELDRVLGGGVVPGAVVLLAGEPGVGKSTLLLDVAAKFARNNGTVLYVTGEESAAQVKLRAQRINAMADSLYLVAENDLGSALGQVEQLKPRLLVVDSVQTLSSAEVEGSAGGVTQVREVAASLIAAAKRLNMTTLLVGHVTKEGSIAGPRLLEHLVDVVCQFEGERQSRLRMLRAAKNRYGPTDEVGCFDLSEQGIEGLADPSGLFISRTKEPVSGTCITVALEGKRPLLAEVQSLLAKSLTSQPRRATSGLDSSRVAMLLAVLQQRTKANLSEVDSYVATVGGVKLTEPATDLSIALAVMSANTGKPLPARLIAFGEVGLAGEVRPVPGINQRIQEAHRLGFSHAVVPASPHGPGPVPEGFSVREVHQLSDALGLLFP comes from the coding sequence ATGGCAAAAACTGCGGGCTCCGTTTCCGGCCGACAAGGCAGTAGTTCTAGGAGCAATAGTTCAAAGGGCAATGCCTTCAAGTGCACCGAATGCGGCTGGACCACGGCGAAATGGGTTGGTCGTTGCGGCGAATGCCAAGCCTGGGGCACCGTTGAGGAGGTCGGTACCGTTGTCGCGCGGACCACCGCAGCCAGCAGCGTTACGGTGCCGGCGAGCAAGATCGCCGATATTGATGCCACCGAATCCGCCTATTTGCCAACCGGTGTCGGCGAACTCGACCGGGTGCTTGGCGGCGGTGTGGTGCCCGGTGCCGTGGTGCTACTGGCGGGCGAACCCGGCGTCGGTAAGTCAACGCTGCTGCTTGACGTAGCCGCAAAGTTCGCCCGCAATAATGGCACCGTTCTCTACGTCACCGGGGAAGAATCCGCTGCCCAGGTGAAACTCCGCGCACAACGCATCAATGCAATGGCTGATTCGCTCTACCTGGTGGCGGAAAATGATCTCGGTAGCGCGCTCGGCCAAGTCGAGCAGCTGAAACCTAGATTGCTGGTGGTCGATTCGGTGCAGACTCTCAGCAGCGCGGAAGTTGAAGGTTCGGCGGGCGGCGTCACTCAGGTCAGAGAGGTCGCGGCCTCGCTGATCGCGGCGGCGAAGCGGCTGAATATGACTACCCTGCTGGTCGGCCATGTCACCAAAGAGGGCTCGATCGCCGGACCGCGCTTACTTGAGCACCTGGTCGATGTAGTGTGCCAGTTCGAAGGCGAGCGACAATCCAGACTCCGGATGCTCCGCGCCGCGAAGAACCGCTACGGTCCGACCGATGAGGTGGGCTGTTTCGATCTCAGCGAGCAGGGCATTGAGGGACTTGCCGATCCCAGTGGGCTCTTCATCTCACGCACCAAGGAGCCGGTCTCCGGCACCTGCATTACGGTCGCTCTGGAAGGTAAACGACCGCTGCTTGCTGAGGTGCAAAGCTTGCTGGCGAAGAGTTTGACCTCGCAACCCCGGCGGGCGACCAGCGGACTAGATTCCTCACGAGTGGCGATGCTTCTCGCGGTTTTACAGCAACGCACCAAAGCGAACCTGAGCGAGGTTGACTCCTATGTGGCCACGGTGGGAGGCGTAAAACTCACCGAACCGGCTACCGATCTTTCGATTGCGCTCGCGGTGATGTCAGCGAACACCGGCAAGCCGCTTCCGGCCCGGCTAATCGCCTTCGGCGAGGTTGGTTTAGCCGGCGAGGTACGACCGGTGCCCGGTATTAATCAGCGCATCCAGGAGGCGCACCGACTCGGTTTCAGCCATGCGGTAGTGCCTGCCAGCCCGCATGGGCCCGGTCCGGTGCCCGAGGGTTTCTCGGTCCGTGAGGTGCATCAGCTCAGCGATGCGCTCGGCCTACTTTTTCCCTGA
- the pstS gene encoding phosphate ABC transporter substrate-binding protein PstS, with translation MKVLRYGRVAAVIAVGAIALTACGTDNATPGSSNNTGSSPAGASVTGTLTGIGASSQTSAMDAWKTKFAAANQGAQVQYSPDGSGAGRKALISGAAQFAGSDAYLKDDELTESKKVCGPDGAIDVPVYISPIAVAYNLKDVPELKLDAATTAKIFRGEIKTWNDPAIAALNSGVTLPSTTITAVHRSDNSGTTQNFTDYLAQAAPEVWKDKASGDWPSALGGENAKGTSGVVKQVTQTDGAITYADESAVGALGAASIKVGSEFVKISAEGASKAVELSKVADGRGPNDVAIKLDRTTTASGVYPVVLVSYQVFCSTYKDQKVVDLVKAFGNYVVSEQGQKDAVAAAKNAPLSASLTEKAKKAIDSIKVGS, from the coding sequence GTGAAGGTACTTCGCTACGGCCGCGTCGCGGCAGTTATCGCGGTAGGCGCCATCGCCTTGACCGCTTGTGGCACGGACAACGCCACCCCAGGTTCCTCTAACAACACCGGAAGCAGCCCCGCTGGCGCTTCGGTCACCGGTACCCTGACCGGCATTGGGGCCTCCTCGCAGACCTCCGCGATGGACGCTTGGAAGACCAAGTTCGCCGCTGCAAACCAGGGCGCCCAGGTTCAGTACTCACCCGACGGCTCGGGCGCTGGCCGTAAGGCGCTGATCAGCGGTGCGGCTCAGTTCGCTGGCTCGGACGCTTACCTGAAGGACGACGAACTCACCGAGTCCAAGAAGGTTTGCGGCCCCGACGGCGCCATTGACGTTCCGGTCTACATCTCCCCGATCGCTGTTGCTTACAACCTCAAGGACGTTCCGGAGCTGAAGCTGGACGCGGCCACCACCGCCAAGATTTTCCGTGGCGAGATCAAGACCTGGAATGATCCGGCGATCGCCGCGCTGAACTCCGGCGTCACGCTGCCCTCCACCACGATCACCGCGGTGCACCGCTCGGACAACTCCGGCACCACCCAGAACTTCACCGATTACCTGGCGCAGGCCGCTCCCGAGGTCTGGAAGGACAAGGCTAGTGGTGACTGGCCGTCCGCGCTCGGTGGCGAGAACGCTAAGGGTACTTCCGGCGTGGTCAAGCAGGTTACTCAGACCGACGGTGCTATCACCTACGCCGATGAGTCCGCAGTGGGCGCCTTGGGCGCTGCCAGCATCAAGGTCGGCAGCGAGTTCGTGAAGATCTCGGCTGAGGGCGCTTCTAAGGCTGTTGAGCTCTCCAAGGTCGCCGATGGTCGCGGCCCGAATGACGTCGCTATCAAGCTGGATCGCACCACCACCGCGAGTGGCGTTTACCCCGTCGTACTGGTCAGCTACCAGGTATTCTGCTCGACCTACAAGGACCAGAAGGTCGTTGACTTGGTCAAGGCTTTCGGTAACTACGTAGTGAGCGAGCAGGGTCAGAAGGACGCTGTAGCGGCCGCTAAGAATGCTCCGCTGTCCGCCTCCTTGACCGAGAAGGCCAAGAAGGCTATTGATTCCATCAAGGTCGGTTCCTAA
- a CDS encoding FUSC family protein — protein sequence MPAIRRPLPSTANFLRNRSQIGLRRSGDSIVPAIQMTICAVAAYAFAEYVLGHSGPIFAATSSLIALGFSRDPRLRRVLEVAVGCTLGIIMGELVLSWAGSGIWQAAVVLFLSIMLARFLDGGVIFATQLGLQSVLVILLPLPTGGPFSRSLDAVVGGCFALIITLLTPRDPRKEPQQDARKLLAELSEILRGCSQALVNSDSTAAWHALVRARNAQPLIDQMRNTLRASGELASISPAYRRYRGEIVSLKDSLEYIDYAMRNARVFTRRLTSTINNAALSDTAVQGISQLLEDAANAVDLLAVGLAERDATASAVNLHSARAELVMVAAALHPKTLGVQRIEGETLVMLFRPLMVDLLEAAGMETEEAKQALPKI from the coding sequence ATGCCTGCCATCCGGCGCCCCCTGCCGAGCACAGCAAATTTTCTGCGTAACCGGAGCCAGATCGGGCTGCGGCGCAGCGGCGACTCGATTGTGCCCGCCATTCAAATGACCATCTGCGCGGTGGCAGCTTATGCCTTCGCGGAGTATGTGCTTGGGCACAGCGGACCGATCTTTGCCGCCACCTCATCACTTATCGCACTCGGTTTTTCCCGAGACCCTCGGTTGCGGCGCGTGCTTGAAGTGGCAGTTGGCTGCACCCTGGGCATCATTATGGGAGAGCTGGTACTGAGCTGGGCCGGAAGCGGAATCTGGCAGGCAGCAGTGGTGCTCTTCCTCTCCATTATGTTGGCCCGGTTTCTCGACGGTGGCGTCATCTTCGCCACCCAGCTCGGCCTACAATCGGTTTTGGTGATCCTGCTGCCACTGCCCACTGGCGGCCCGTTTAGTCGCAGCTTGGATGCCGTGGTGGGCGGTTGCTTTGCCTTGATCATCACGCTGCTGACCCCGCGCGATCCACGGAAGGAGCCACAGCAGGATGCCCGAAAGCTGCTCGCCGAGCTCAGCGAAATTCTGCGCGGTTGCAGCCAAGCGCTGGTGAATAGCGATTCAACCGCGGCCTGGCACGCCCTGGTGCGAGCCAGGAACGCCCAGCCACTGATCGATCAAATGCGCAACACGCTGCGCGCCTCTGGCGAATTAGCCAGCATTTCCCCCGCCTACCGGCGTTATCGCGGTGAAATTGTCTCACTCAAGGATTCGCTGGAGTATATCGATTATGCGATGCGCAACGCCCGGGTATTCACCCGTCGGTTGACCAGCACAATCAATAATGCCGCGCTGAGCGATACCGCTGTACAGGGCATCAGTCAGCTCCTGGAGGACGCTGCCAATGCGGTAGACCTGCTGGCGGTGGGGCTTGCCGAACGGGATGCCACCGCAAGTGCCGTGAATCTGCACAGCGCCCGCGCTGAACTGGTGATGGTGGCCGCTGCCTTGCACCCCAAGACGCTTGGTGTGCAACGCATCGAAGGCGAAACTCTGGTAATGCTGTTTCGACCTTTAATGGTTGACCTACTCGAAGCCGCTGGGATGGAGACCGAGGAAGCTAAGCAAGCTCTGCCAAAGATTTAG
- a CDS encoding VOC family protein encodes MALRPVQVNFKARDDAALGRFWAEALHWGIASEGPGVTNVEPLNFNWPDPSALCIDVVKVPDPETVKYRLHLDLNSSSVAEQQALVKRLVELGASPANLGQGEVPWVALTDPEGNLFRVLEPRSIYRDTGPIAAVLVSCADPREMARFWGEATDWQVHQLSDEHARLRSAEGVGPYLEFVRTPVLRAESGRVHLDLMPYSGDDQAAEVSRLLALGATEVDLGQGEVPWVCLADSEGNDFCVLGPR; translated from the coding sequence ATGGCATTGCGACCAGTTCAGGTGAATTTCAAGGCACGCGATGATGCGGCGCTCGGCAGATTTTGGGCGGAAGCCCTGCACTGGGGAATTGCCAGCGAGGGTCCCGGCGTGACAAACGTCGAGCCACTGAACTTCAATTGGCCGGACCCGAGCGCACTGTGCATCGACGTGGTCAAAGTCCCGGATCCGGAGACGGTGAAATACCGGCTCCATCTCGATCTCAACTCCAGTTCAGTGGCCGAGCAGCAGGCGCTGGTAAAGCGCTTAGTCGAGCTCGGCGCGAGCCCGGCCAACCTTGGCCAGGGTGAGGTGCCCTGGGTCGCTTTGACCGATCCGGAAGGCAATTTATTCAGGGTTTTGGAGCCGCGATCGATCTACCGGGACACCGGCCCGATCGCCGCGGTGCTGGTGAGCTGCGCCGACCCGCGCGAAATGGCCCGATTTTGGGGCGAAGCAACCGACTGGCAGGTTCACCAGCTGAGTGATGAGCATGCCAGGCTGCGCTCGGCAGAGGGCGTCGGACCATACTTGGAATTCGTCCGCACACCGGTGCTAAGGGCCGAATCAGGCCGGGTACATCTGGACTTGATGCCTTATTCGGGTGATGATCAGGCCGCCGAGGTTAGTAGGTTGCTGGCTCTAGGTGCCACCGAGGTTGACCTGGGGCAGGGCGAGGTGCCCTGGGTGTGCCTGGCCGATTCCGAAGGCAATGATTTTTGCGTGCTCGGGCCGCGCTAG